From Candoia aspera isolate rCanAsp1 chromosome 4, rCanAsp1.hap2, whole genome shotgun sequence, a single genomic window includes:
- the SEC61B gene encoding protein transport protein Sec61 subunit beta — translation MPGPNPSATSVGASSRSPSKAVAPRATGSTVRQRKNASCGTRSAGRSTSAGTGGMWRFYTEDSPGLKVGPVPVLVMSLLFIASVFMLHIWGKYTRS, via the exons ATG CCGGGTCCCAATCCTAGCGCCACCAGCGTGGGTGCCTCTAGTCGCTCCCCTAGCAAAGCAGTAGCCCCGCGTGCCACAGGATCAACAGTACGACAGAG GAAAAATGCAAGTTGTGGAACAAGGAGTGCAGGTCGTTCAACTTCTGCAGGTACTGGAGGGATGTGGAGATTTTACACAGAGGATTCCCCTGGTCTCAAAGT aggCCCTGTTCCAGTTCTCGTTATGAGTCTTCTTTTTATTGCATCTGTATTTATGTTGCACATCTGGGGCAAATACACTCGTTCATAG
- the ALG2 gene encoding alpha-1,3/1,6-mannosyltransferase ALG2 — MAAPGPKTNDEKQRKGPSVFFLHPDLGIGGAERLIIDAALALRARGCRVQIWTPRYDSSRCFSETRQLDIRIAGDWLPRSIFGRSHALCAVLRMMWLALHVLLLSGEEFDVFVCDQVSACIPILRLARTPKKVLFYCHFPDQLLTQRKSFLKRIYRAPLDWLEEYTTGMADCILVNSYFTANIFKHTFKSLCHMNPDVLYPSLNVSIFDTVIPANIANIVPNRKKFLFLSINRYERKKNLVLALKALYDLRGRLDAQNWSEVHLVLAGGYDEAVNENVEYFDELKALATKLQIDDHITFLRSFSDEQKIALLSNSICVLYTPSNEHFGIVPLEAMYMKCPVIAVNSGGPVESVVNNQTGFLCDPLPTQFSEAMEKFIEDPNLKRTMGAAGKIRVLEKFSSEAFTEKLYQYVLNLIQ, encoded by the exons ATGGCCGCTCCGGGGCCTAAAACTAATGACGAGAAGCAGCGAAAGGGACCGTCCGTTTTTTTTCTGCACCCGGATCTCGGCATCGGTGGGGCAGAGAGGCTGATAATAGACGCGGCTCTTGCGCTCCGTGCACGAGGCTGTCGAGTGCAAATTTGGACCCCGCGCTACGATTCCTCGCGGTGCTTCTCGGAGACGCGTCAGTTGGACATACGAATAGCGGGCGACTGGTTGCCGCGGAGCATCTTCGGAAGAAGCCACGCGCTCTGTGCTGTATTACGCATGATGTGGCTGGCTTTGCACGTGCTGCTGCTCAGCGGAGAGGAGTTCGATGTCTTTGTTTGTGACCAG GTGTCTGCATGCATTCCAATTCTACGTCTAGCCCGGACCCCTAAAAAGGTTTTGTTTTactgtcactttcctgatcagCTTTTAACTCAGAGGAAATCATTTCTTAAACGCATCTACAGAGCTCCACTAGATTGGTTAGAAGAGTATACAACTGGCATGGCTGACTGTATTCTTGTCAACAGTTATTTCACAGCAAACATTTTCAAACACACCTTTAAATCCTTGTGTCACATGAATCCAGATGTCCTTTACCCCTCTTTGAATGTCAGTATCTTTGATACTGTTATTCCTGCAAATATTGCTAACATAGTTCCCAACAGGAAGaaattcttgtttctttccaTCAATCgatatgaaaggaagaaaaacctcGTTTTGGCTTTGAAAGCATTATATGATCTTCGTGGTAGACTTGATGCTCAAAACTGGAGTGAAGTTCATCTGGTTTTAGCTGGTGGTTATGATGAGGCAGTTAATGAAAATGTGGAATACTTTGATGAATTGAAAGCACTTGCTACCAAACTTCAGATTGATGACCATATCACATTTCTAAGATCATTCTCTGATGAGCAGAAGATAGCTCTTCTTAGCAATTCCATATGTGTCCTGTATACACCAAGTAATGAACACTTTGGTATAGTTCCCTTAGAGGCTATGTACATGAAGTGCCCGGTTATTGCCGTAAATTCAGGAGGACCTGTGGAATCAGTTGTAAACAATCAGACAGGTTTTTTGTGTGATCCTCTTCCAACCCAGTTTTCAGAAGCCATGGAGAAATTTATAGAAGATCCTAATTTAAAGAGGACAATGGGAGCTGCTGGGAAAATCAGAGTTTTAGAAAAGTTTTCATCAGAAGCATTCACTGAAAAGCTGTATCAGTATGTCCTTAATTTAATACAATGA